The following coding sequences are from one Lolium rigidum isolate FL_2022 chromosome 6, APGP_CSIRO_Lrig_0.1, whole genome shotgun sequence window:
- the LOC124659151 gene encoding probable 3-beta-hydroxysteroid-Delta(8),Delta(7)-isomerase gives MGAHPYLPAGLDLPGYVPLRLSQLEIVGPYLGASLFVLTAVWLLSGRCGRLSKADRLLMCWWAFTGLTHLLIEGPFVFTPDFFTKSNPNFFDEVWKEYSKGDSRYVARDTATLTVEAITVVLEGPASLLAVYAIASRKSYSHILQFTVCLGQLYGCIVYFATAYLDGFNFWASPFYFWAYFIGANSSWVVIPLLIARRSWKKICVAIHQAEKVKTK, from the exons ATGGGGGCGCACCCTTACTTGCCGGCGGGCCTGGACCTCCCGGGCTACGTGCCGCTGCGCCTCTCGCAGCTCGAGATCGTCGGGCCCTACCTCGGCGCCTCCCTcttcgtcctcaccgccgtctggctcctctccg GGAGGTGCGGCAGGCTGTCCAAGGCCGACCGGCTGCTCATGTGCTGGTGGGCGTTCACCGGCCTCACCCACCTGCTCATCGAGGGGCCATTCGTCTTCACCCCAGATTTCTTCACCAAGAGCAACCCCAATTTCTTCGACGAAGTCT GGAAGGAGTACAGCAAGGGTGACTCCAGGTACGTCGCCAGGGACACCGCCACCCTCACCGTCGAAGCCATCACCGTTGTGCTAGAAGGGCCAGCATCGCTGCTCGCAGT CTATGCTATTGCATCACGGAAGTCGTACAGCCATATCCTCCAATTTACTGTGTGTCTGGGTCAGCTCTATGGATGCATTGTCTACTTCGCTACGGCCTACTTGGATGGCTTCAACTTTTGGGCCAGTCCATTCTACTTCTGGGCATATTTCATCGGCGCAAACAGTTCATGGGTTGTGATACCACTACTGATCGCCAGAAGGAGCTGGAAGAAGATCTGTGTAGCGATTCATCAAGCTGAGAAGGTGAAGACTAAGTAG
- the LOC124659687 gene encoding probable 3-beta-hydroxysteroid-Delta(8),Delta(7)-isomerase, protein MSAHPYSPASLELPGYVPPRLSHLEILGPYLGASLFLFAAIWLLSGRCGRLSKVDRLLMCWWAFTGLTHLVMEGPYVFTPGLYSKSNTNYFDEVWKEQSKGDSRYAARNSATVSVEWITVLLEGPASLLAVYAIASRKSYSHILQFAVCLGHLYGDIVYFATAYMDGFNFWASPYYFWAYFIGANSSWVVIPPLIARRSWKKICAAINQAENVKTK, encoded by the exons ATGAGCGCTCACCCATACTCGCCGGCGAGCCTTGAGCTCCCGGGCTATGTACCGCCGCGACTCTCCCACCTCGAGATCCTCGGGCCCTACCTTGGCGcgtccctcttcctcttcgccgccatctggctcctctccg GGAGGTGCGGCAGGCTATCGAAGGTCGACCGGCTTCTCATGTGCTGGTGGGCGTTCACGGGCCTTACCCACCTAGTCATGGAAGGCCCCTACGTTTTCACCCCCGGTTTGTACAGCAAAAGCAACACCAATTACTTCGATGAAGTCT GGAAGGAGCAGAGCAAGGGTGACTCCAGGTACGCGGCCAGGAACTCCGCAACGGTCAGCGTCGAATGGATCACGGTTCTGCTGGAAGGCCCCGCGTCGCTGCTCGCAGT CTATGCTATTGCATCGCGGAAGTCCTACAGCCATATCCTCCAGTTTGCCGTGTGCCTGGGTCACCTCTATGGAGATATTGTTTACTTCGCTACCGCCTACATGGATGGCTTCAACTTCTGGGCCAGCCCATACTACTTCTGGGCATACTTCATTGGCGCAAACAGTTCATGGGTCGTGATACCACCACTGATCGCCAGAAGGAGTTGGAAGAAGATCTGTGCAGCGATTAATCAAGCCGAAAACGTCAAGACTAAGTAA
- the LOC124659675 gene encoding probable 3-beta-hydroxysteroid-Delta(8),Delta(7)-isomerase, whose amino-acid sequence MGAHPYSSLEDLPGYVPPRLSLFEIAGPFLGASLLILATVWLLSGTVQPHSRRLSKADRLLMCWWAFTGVTHVLFQGFFLFTPDFFTRKNPNYFDELWKEYSKGDSRYVARDTATLAVEGIMVLLQGPGSLFAVYAIASRKSYSLVLQFAVSLGHLYGNTVYYTTAYLDGFNFSASQFYFWVYFIGANSSWFLIPLLIARNSWKKICVAIHQAEKVKTK is encoded by the exons ATGGGCGCTCACCCTTACTCGTCGCTGGAGGACCTCCCAGGCTACGTGCCGCCGCGCCTCTCCCTGTTCGAGATCGCCGGGCCCTTCCTCGGTGCCTCCCTCCTAATCCTTGCCACCGTCTGGCTCCTCTCGGGTACAGTACAACCACACTCCA GGAGGCTGTCGAAGGCCGACCGGCTTCTCATGTGTTGGTGGGCGTTCACTGGAGTCACCCACGTGCTCTTCCAAGGATTCTTCCTCTTCACCCCCGATTTCTTCACCAGGAAGAACCCCAACTACTTCGATGAACTCT GGAAGGAGTATAGCAAGGGTGACTCCAGGTACGTCGCCAGGGACACCGCCACCCTCGCCGTCGAGGGGATCATGGTTCTGCTGCAAGGCCCTGGGTCGCTGTTTGCAGT CTATGCTATTGCATCGCGGAAGTCATACAGCCTTGTCCTTCAGTTCGCCGTGAGCCTGGGTCATCTCTATGGAAATACTGTCTACTATACTACTGCCTATTTGGATGGCTTCAACTTCTCGGCCAGTCAATTCTACTTCTGGGTGTATTTCATCGGAGCAAACAGTTCATGGTTCTTGATACCACTACTTATCGCCAGAAATAGTTGGAAGAAGATATGCGTCGCGATTCATCAGGCTGAAAAGGTGAAGACTAAGTAA